TTCTGGATGTCATGGGTTACGTCCAACAACCAAACGTATCTCAGTCAAAGGTGGCGTTAGTAGTGGAGCTGGTCAAGAATCAGTACCAGCCGTTGCTGGACCAATGGCAAGAAGTATAGATGATTTGGAATTGTGGATGAAAGCTTATATCAATGAAGGTAAGCCATGGGAATCTGATTCAACTTCTTTGCCAATGCCTTGGCGTGATGTTTCCACTCCAAAAATTGGTGATTTAACAGTTGCCATTATTAGAGATGATGGATTGGTAAGAGTCTCACCTCCAATTAGACGTGCATTGAAtactgttgttgaaaaattaaagggTGCCGGTGCAAagataattgaatttgatccACCAAACACCAAGTTAGCATATGAAACCGTTCATAAAATGTACAATTGTGATGGGAACCACATGCAACGTAAACTTTTGTCAGGTTCTAATGAACCTTTGACCAAATTGACCAAAtggaatttgaattatggTGAAGGTGCTAAACATTATGATGTGGCTTCAAACCGTGAGTTGAATGTCACAAGAGATCAGTTGAGGGATCAATACAATGATTTTATGGTTCAAAATAAAGTTGACTTTATTTTGAGTCCAACCTATAACAATGTTGCTCCTCACAGTGAAGAGGTTTACAATTGGTCCTACACTTCTTTGTGGAACATTTTAGATTTCCCAACCTTATCCTTCCAAACTGGTATTTTCCAAGATCCAACAAAAGATAAATGGACAGAAGAAGACACAAAGTATAAATATCGATCCAAGTTagaacaattggaaaatgaaaacTACGATCCTTCTCAGTTTGTAGGAGCTCCAGTTGGTTTGCAATTGTCTGGGAAGAGATActttgatgaagaagtttTGGCTGCTGGTAAGGCCATAGTTGATCTTTTAGGTGTTGATTTGTATAAACATTAAGCTTGAAAGATAACAAACAAGACTACAAATAAttgtataataatttacTTCTACTTGATACGTAAGTCCGTAAAAAggcaaataaaaaaaacaagggGGGAGAGAATCAAACACTTTATACACTTTCTTCCCATTGGACCCCACACCATTCTTCTATATATCCGACTTGATTAGcatcaaaattttcttctgGTATgaaatcttcttcatcagtgCATACTATAATAGTTCCCCATGACATTCCGTTAAGTATATCATTAATTCCCACATTTCTATTGTTACCAAGATCTTCTAAATCCATTATTGCTTTAGGCATCAATTGTAATTCAAATCTACGTTCACTAGACGGATTGAAACTTGGTCTAGGAATGTTTGCTGGTTGTgccaaaaattttttggcAACATCATCTTTGCCACTGTATAATAATGGTTTACCTCCAAGATCATATCTCAAGACTTGACCAGGATTGTGTTTGACGGTGTTGGAAAACATTTCAAAATACTTATCATTCAACATGTTTGAAATCTGACTAGCTTGAGGGTTATCTAATCCTGAAGCTGATGCAGAGGAACTCGGTTTCTCTAGAATATCCAGCTCATCGTATTCTTCTTTGTCTATCAaatgtttatatttttccaattcagGGTCATGCTGTatctttttaaatttttcattgtcAACATAGACAAATAATCCACGATACTCGGGAAGATCGtcttgtaattttttcactGATTTTGGCTTTGGAGCATTTTTGGAGGCAACATCTGCATACGATTTGGATTTGCTTgtctctttctctttctccttttcctcttctttttcttcttcggGTTTCTTAGAAAAAGGGTTCAGACCAAATGGATTTGAGAATGGATTGCTATTCCCACCAAATGGATTTGATGCCTCTGGtgtatctttttttttaaacaaatcttttgtcaattcatcattaaactttttttgtttctccAACTTCAATTTAGCTTCCATATCCTTTTGCAATGCTTCCTGGTTTTCCTTTTTGATTCTATTGACAGTTTCAGAGTCCTTGATAATCCCTCTGATCACTTTAACGGTTCCCTTTTTACCAGAGCAACTCTTTGTATTTTTACATCCAAATACATAGATCACCCGATCATATAATTTGCCATCTATAGGTGCAAACGCTTGTAAGTACAAAGCCAATTTCCCATTACAAACATCACAAgttaatgatttttcaGCAGGTTTAGAATCTGGATGCAACCACACTGGTTGTCCTCCAATAAAGGTATCTTCAATCGTTGGAAGATCATTATCTTCAGGATCCTTGCCATCACTTATTATAGGGGCATCAACAAAACCTAAAAGGACCTTGGATTTGGTAGattcatcaaatgattCTTCATCAGAAGAATACTCATCATTGGCAGACATATTTGTTAGAGTATGCTTGGTTGAAATAGAGATGAGATTTAGCaatggattttttttttttacttttttttttaccaatCGTATTTCCAAAATCTCGCAGTTATTGTAGCACTGCTTTTTTGATGTTTACTATATTCACCAATTATTatatacaaaaataaaccCTCTATCTATTTACAAATATCTCTTATGTAGGATTTCTTCATAAACCTGTATCTTGTCACCCGCTTCAAAATCTTGCCATTTCTCAAATGCTATACCACAATCTTTACCCTTTGTAGCTTCCGTGATATCATCTTTAACATGTTTCAAAGATGAAAGTTTACCACAGTAAACCTCTTGACCATTACGTAATACCTTCACTTGTGATGAACTTTTTATGGACCCTGTTGTAACTTTACAACCGGCAATTTTAACTTTCTGTTTTTTAACAGTAACCACGAACACATCCTTTATATCAACTTCACCCaatgttttgatttctaCCCTTGGTTTCAAATGGGAACTTAATTCATCTGTAACATCCTCAATCAACCTGTAAATGATATTGTGTTCTTTGACtttaactttttctttgtcaGCACG
The Candida albicans SC5314 chromosome 7, complete sequence genome window above contains:
- a CDS encoding uncharacterized protein (Has domain(s) with predicted carbon-nitrogen ligase activity, with glutamine as amido-N-donor activity); amino-acid sequence: MSVSYETFLNKDPLDKYEDSEIYTKEWLPKVEKYRQDLKDAIPKNYTIELPKPIDDLIKDQFNAVDYLYSQKLLTPEEFAITDLTATELAKKIAAGELSSVEVFKAFAHRATLAHQFTNCAMELFIDEGLKQAEERDNYFKEHGKTVGPLHGIPISLKEQMNYKDKITHGGYVSKIVNIPNSHGVTTSILEKLGAVFYVRTSQPQTLMHLDSANNFTGLTKNPFNLLLSSGGSSSGEGAIVGYGGSAIGVGSDIGGSIRAPAAYSGCHGLRPTTKRISVKGGVSSGAGQESVPAVAGPMARSIDDLELWMKAYINEGKPWESDSTSLPMPWRDVSTPKIGDLTVAIIRDDGLVRVSPPIRRALNTVVEKLKGAGAKIIEFDPPNTKLAYETVHKMYNCDGNHMQRKLLSGSNEPLTKLTKWNLNYGEGAKHYDVASNRELNVTRDQLRDQYNDFMVQNKVDFILSPTYNNVAPHSEEVYNWSYTSLWNILDFPTLSFQTGIFQDPTKDKWTEEDTKYKYRSKLEQLENENYDPSQFVGAPVGLQLSGKRYFDEEVLAAGKAIVDLLGVDLYKH
- a CDS encoding uncharacterized protein (Ortholog(s) have role in maturation of SSU-rRNA and cytosol, nucleolus localization), producing MSANDEYSSDEESFDESTKSKVLLGFVDAPIISDGKDPEDNDLPTIEDTFIGGQPVWLHPDSKPAEKSLTCDVCNGKLALYLQAFAPIDGKLYDRVIYVFGCKNTKSCSGKKGTVKVIRGIIKDSETVNRIKKENQEALQKDMEAKLKLEKQKKFNDELTKDLFKKKDTPEASNPFGGNSNPFSNPFGSNPFSKKPEEEKEEEKEKEKETSKSKSYADVASKNAPKPKSVKKLQDDLPEYRGLFVYVDNEKFKKIQHDPELEKYKHLIDKEEYDESDILEKPSSSASASGLDNPQASQISNMLNDKYFEMFSNTVKHNPGQVLRYDLGGKPLLYSGKDDVAKKFLAQPANIPRPSFNPSSERRFELQLMPKAIMDLEDLGNNRNVGINDILNGMSWGTIIVCTDEEDFIPEENFDANQVGYIEEWCGVQWEESV